A single genomic interval of Alistipes sp. ZOR0009 harbors:
- a CDS encoding serine hydrolase — translation MKKQLALLFTMLIAASAFAQADRNSAIYKIILAKDSLLFDVGFNTCNMRQVESLLSDTLKFYHDKDGISGKAKFLADLRNGICSSQANRQVKRFLVKESTEIYPLYKNGVLYGAVQNGEHLFSEKREAQAGVAKFTNVWQLEDGEWKLVTSFSFDHKAYEGKNEGYPTFDSNAEIERWLKENKVPTLGIGIIDGGKLQQVKVFGEVAKGGAAPYNTIFNVASLTKPVTAMVALRLVSMGKWSLDDPVYKYWVDPDIANDPRSKKITTRHILSHQTGFPNWRWMNDGHKLTFLFDPGTGYQYSGEGMEYLRKALERKFGKSLQQLASELIFQPLKMNDTKYVWDKNVDTTRLAVGYDKDGKAYEVVKNKTPNAADDLLTTVEDYGNFLAAVVNGDGLTKKVFDEMTTNQVATTKGKHFGLGFEIYDLGNGELALSHGGSDKGVQTIIFILPKKKQGLLIFTNSDTGISVYEALLKHYLGKKGQVIVDIETK, via the coding sequence ATGAAGAAACAGCTAGCCCTGCTTTTTACCATGCTGATAGCCGCTTCGGCATTTGCACAAGCTGATAGGAATTCAGCCATTTATAAAATAATTCTTGCAAAAGACAGCCTGCTTTTTGATGTTGGTTTCAACACCTGCAATATGAGGCAGGTCGAAAGCCTACTGAGCGATACCTTGAAGTTTTATCACGATAAAGACGGTATTTCGGGTAAGGCCAAATTTCTGGCTGATCTGAGAAATGGAATTTGTAGTAGTCAGGCCAATCGTCAAGTAAAACGATTCTTAGTAAAGGAAAGTACGGAAATATATCCCCTATACAAAAATGGTGTTTTGTATGGTGCTGTGCAGAATGGGGAGCACCTGTTTTCCGAAAAGCGCGAGGCGCAGGCTGGCGTTGCAAAATTCACCAACGTTTGGCAGCTCGAGGATGGCGAATGGAAGCTGGTAACCTCATTCAGCTTCGACCATAAGGCATACGAAGGTAAGAACGAAGGATATCCAACTTTTGATAGCAATGCCGAAATAGAAAGGTGGCTAAAGGAGAACAAGGTACCAACCTTAGGTATTGGGATTATTGATGGCGGTAAGCTGCAGCAGGTAAAAGTTTTTGGTGAGGTAGCAAAAGGGGGCGCAGCACCTTACAATACCATCTTTAATGTGGCATCGCTCACTAAGCCCGTTACGGCAATGGTTGCATTAAGGTTGGTAAGTATGGGAAAGTGGAGCTTGGACGACCCGGTTTACAAGTATTGGGTAGATCCGGATATTGCCAACGACCCACGAAGCAAGAAAATAACAACAAGACATATCCTAAGCCATCAAACAGGCTTCCCCAATTGGCGATGGATGAACGACGGGCACAAGCTTACCTTCCTCTTTGATCCAGGAACAGGATATCAGTATTCGGGAGAGGGGATGGAGTATTTGCGGAAGGCTTTGGAAAGGAAGTTTGGTAAATCGCTGCAGCAGCTGGCTAGCGAGCTTATTTTTCAACCGCTAAAAATGAATGACACAAAGTATGTTTGGGACAAAAATGTGGATACTACAAGATTGGCCGTTGGATATGATAAAGATGGGAAAGCTTATGAGGTTGTAAAAAATAAAACCCCCAACGCCGCCGATGATCTGTTAACCACTGTTGAAGATTACGGAAACTTTTTGGCTGCTGTAGTAAATGGTGATGGTTTGACCAAAAAGGTATTTGATGAGATGACCACCAACCAGGTTGCAACTACCAAAGGAAAACATTTTGGTTTGGGTTTCGAAATATACGATTTGGGCAATGGCGAGCTGGCCTTGTCGCATGGTGGCTCAGATAAGGGTGTTCAAACCATTATCTTTATCCTTCCCAAAAAGAAGCAGGGGCTTTTGATCTTCACCAACTCCGATACTGGCATAAGCGTTTACGAAGCACTCCTAAAGCATTACCTAGGTAAAAAGGGACAAGTAATAGTTGATATCGAAACGAAATAG
- the nrfH gene encoding cytochrome c nitrite reductase small subunit gives MKLLKKILPPPQWRVAVIVALGVFSGLGCYTFYVSKAYSYLSDKPEVCVNCHIMGTQYATWFHSSHRERATCNDCHVPHSSALMKYAFKAKDGMRHAALFTLRLEHQSITIGDAGASVVQQNCIRCHTVLNQDVGLAKVTFEMAKKNEGKVCWECHREVPHGRMRSLSSTPNAIVPLPESPVPDWLNELMASKKK, from the coding sequence GTGAAGCTGCTAAAAAAGATATTACCACCACCACAATGGAGGGTTGCTGTTATCGTAGCTTTAGGGGTATTCTCGGGCTTAGGTTGCTATACTTTCTACGTATCTAAAGCCTACTCCTACCTTTCCGACAAGCCTGAGGTTTGCGTAAACTGCCATATCATGGGAACGCAATATGCCACCTGGTTTCATAGCTCTCATAGGGAACGGGCAACCTGTAACGATTGCCACGTACCCCATAGCAGCGCATTAATGAAGTACGCCTTTAAGGCCAAGGATGGCATGCGGCATGCGGCTCTATTTACGCTTCGGCTCGAGCATCAGTCCATAACGATAGGCGATGCAGGGGCGTCGGTGGTGCAGCAGAACTGTATCCGTTGCCATACGGTGTTAAATCAGGATGTGGGGTTGGCTAAGGTTACATTTGAGATGGCCAAGAAGAATGAGGGCAAGGTGTGCTGGGAGTGTCATAGAGAGGTGCCGCATGGAAGAATGAGGAGCCTATCATCTACCCCAAATGCAATAGTTCCGTTGCCCGAATCTCCTGTGCCAGATTGGCTAAACGAGCTAATGGCTAGTAAGAAGAAATAA